The Apium graveolens cultivar Ventura chromosome 11, ASM990537v1, whole genome shotgun sequence genome has a window encoding:
- the LOC141698552 gene encoding transcription factor TCP4-like — MGMKSNGGEIVQVEGGHILRSTGRKDRHSKVYTAKGPRDRRVRLAAHTAIQFYDVQDRLGYDRPSKAVDWLMNKAKNAIDKLEELPPWNPMDTSTTVVLNANQNPNELPLQQQQSEAYSFHDNPTDDTMKSFFPTSSGMNYHNYPGDVISRCSLQNNSQDLCLSLQSLQEDLNNNSSHPTPGQGLFSGQPEPNYPRMVGWDGGMKPAGYYFNAVPQMICQSSTFSQREPLQSSFSPYVRAWNDLPFPVSDHNNTQALHQFSLSSPGSQYGPEKYSGFQVPARIQGEEEQPSYTRTKPHN; from the coding sequence ATGGGCATGAAGAGCAACGGAGGAGAAATAGTTCAAGTTGAAGGAGGCCATATTCTCCGGTCCACAGGCCGGAAAGACAGGCACAGCAAGGTGTACACTGCCAAAGGTCCTAGAGACCGGAGAGTCCGTCTCGCGGCTCACACTGCCATTCAGTTCTATGATGTTCAAGACAGATTAGGGTATGACCGTCCAAGCAAGGCAGTAGATTGGCTCATGAACAAGGCCAAAAATGCAATTGACAAGCTGGAAGAGTTGCCTCCCTGGAATCCAATGGACACTAGTACCACTGTAGTACTAAACGCAAACCAGAACCCTAATGAACTTCCACTGCAACAACAGCAGTCTGAGGCTTACTCATTTCATGATAACCCAACTGATGATACTATGAAATCTTTTTTCCCAACAAGCTCAGGCATGAATTATCACAACTACCCAGGTGATGTCATTTCTAGATGTTCACTACAAAATAACTCTCAGGATCTTTGTTTGTCTCTTCAGTCTTTACAGGAGGACCTTAACAATAATTCATCCCATCCAACTCCTGGTCAAGGCCTTTTTTCGGGTCAGCCCGAGCCAAATTATCCAAGAATGGTTGGCTGGGATGGGGGAATGAAACCAGCAGGATATTATTTCAATGCAGTGCCACAAATGATATGTCAAAGCTCAACATTTAGTCAGAGGGAACCCCTTCAGTCCAGTTTTTCGCCTTATGTTCGGGCTTGGAATGACCTGCCATTTCCTGTCTCAGACCATAACAACACACAAGCACTTCATCAGTTCTCATTATCATCACCAGGCTCTCAATATGGGCCTGAAAAGTATTCAGGCTTTCAAGTTCCAGCACGAATTCAAGGAGAGGAGGAGCAGCCGTCATATACTCGTACCAAGCCTCATAACTGA
- the LOC141695384 gene encoding uncharacterized protein LOC141695384, giving the protein MGGLAVMWKHIVDCEVTGSSNNYIDVIFSERSVPCWRLTYFYGIHPHSQSLLEGFRLAIEDCELVEMDLMGGEFTWGKSKGKSNWVREKLDKGIRIMIVSRKQFRFRFENSWLKEPAFKEEMTSFWKSLPTMSILPKLLSMSSHMAKWGRRFFHKSRDKVRYQKEELSKYLNREDEARIKCYFEEREKLNDLLLNEELYWKQRAKLF; this is encoded by the exons ATGGGGGGACTAGCAGTAATGTGGAAACATATAGTTGATTGTGAAGTTACGGGTTCGTCGAACAACTATATTGATGTGATTTTCTCTGAAAGAAGTGTTCCATGTTGGAGGTTAACTTACTTTTATG GAATTCATCCTCACTCTCAATCTCTTCTAGAGGGATTTCGTTTAGCGATTGAGGACTGTGAACTTGTGGAAATGGATTTAATGGGAGGGGAATTCACATGGGGGAAAAGTAAAGGAAAATCGAATTGGGTTAGAGAGAAGTTGGACAAGGGCATTCGAATAATGATTG TATCAAGGAAGCAGTTTAGGTTTCGCTTCGAAAATTCTTGGTTAAAAGAGCCAGCATTCAAAGAGGAAATGACAAGTTTCTGGAAGTCTCTGCCAACCATGAGCATTTTACCTAAATTGTTATCGATGTCATCTCACATGGCAAAATGGGGTAGAAGGTTCTTTCACAAATCCAGGGATAAAGTACGTTATCAGAAGGAGGAATTGTCTAAGTACTTGAACAGAGAAGATGAAGCTAGGATCAAGTGCTACTTTGAGGAAAGAGAGAAACTAAATGATTTACTACTCAATGAGGAGCTGTACTGGAAGCAGAGGGCAAAACTGTTCTAG